Within the Erigeron canadensis isolate Cc75 chromosome 6, C_canadensis_v1, whole genome shotgun sequence genome, the region CTAACGGGCCGGTATATGTAGCTCTGACCTTTATTGGATCCATACACGAcaaaagttttttagttttgtttttggaGCTTTGAAAGGGATATTGCAACATCTTATGATGATGTATGAAATATATGATGAACTGTATATATAAAGAGCATTTATGGTTTTAGTTAAGATACAAGAGTACCTTGTAATTTACAGATATacagataaataaaactattttatgttttgtacaATTAATTAATCGGCCCCTAACAAATAAATGCAATATATCTTTCATGAAATAGCATGTTTTGCTTTAAACAATTTGAGTATGTATTAGTATTACGGTATAACTTAGGTTGTGGGCGTGATGTAGGTACTTTGGTACGTACTCATAGTCACATGTTATATGTTTCCTATCATTATTTACTAACTTGTCAAATATAATGAATCAATCAAAGAAGCATTATTATTGTCACCATCTAGAAAACAAGGGCCATAACTGATAATAGGACtagttacatacttacattatACTTCAATGATTATTATGcaaaaaaattaatgattttCATTCGATCAGTAGTTTCAATATGTGATCGATATGATTATGGTTCCCATAGTATGGAATTATGGATAGGCAGAAAAAGAAGGTGATGTCAATGGTCAGTCTGTTAGGCCAAATCCAAATCATTTTGTGTTTACTGTCCATGTTTCATTAGACATGTTGTGAAAATTTCTTTGAGCAAAACACAAAGCAAAAAATCTGTGATTTCGTGTTCTTATCCTGACTTTCATGGTGTACATGATGCATCCCCCATTCCTCTGTACTATTGTTTGTAACTAATCAAAGTTAATGTAAAAGATCCAATGCTTATAAGTGCTCGAGCTGTTtttaattcattcattcatgGGTGTTGATTAATCAGGTGTCGACGCTTCAAAAGATGCTAGACCACGAAGAAAAAGTTGGGGAGCTTCTTAAGCGCACGTACCAACAACAAGACCATTCCGCCCTTCATATCCCAAATTCACTTCCTCTAAAGGTGccatatatattttcggtttaCACTTTATTCTTAACTCGAATTAGTATAATTCTTTACACCCTTTTGTTTTTACGTGACAGATGAAGGAGTTATTGACAGAACTAGCCATGGTTGAGAACGAAATAACAAGACTAGAAAGCCAAATCAGTCATCTTCAAACTGACTTAGACCGAGAGAAAGAAGCCACAAGAGAAACTAAACTGAAACAAGGGCAATTTCGTCGAATTTCCAATAGTCCTCTTGCTCCAACGACACCCTTAATGTTGCCAAAAACTAAGGGATCATATGGTGAAAAACTGTCGTTTGAGACCAAGGCAATGCACTTCATTAGTAAAGCCATAAAGGGTGATTATAGTCTTAGAGACTTCAATTtacatgaaaaatcaaaaacaaaaaacgtatCATTCTGTCATGATGTGAAAGAAAATCGGCAGAATGATGATCAGGAACTTGGGGTTCGTGATCGAACCCCCAAAAGAACTGGGATTCTGAAACCACCCTCACCTGCAAGAGATACAAGGCATGTAACTCCTAAGGTATGTTAGCTATTTTATTATACAGTAAATAATAGGTTTCAAAATGATCTAATTATATCTACAATCTCCTACTGCTGTCAAGATTGGGCTCTTGATATACCATATGCCCAAACTGTTAAACCAGCCTGTTGGCTAACCCGTTTTATCTATTTATAGAGAGATCGCAATGTACCCGTATCTTCAGAGTCCTCATCACAGTCTGAGGAAGATAACATATTAAAGTGGTCACCAAACAAGCTTTCCGAAAACATAATGAAATGTTTGATCTTTATTTTCACGAGACTCTTGAGGACGTCGAGAACAATGGAGATAGAGAAATCCGGGCCCATTTCTAGATCAGCCAACTTTTCAATGAGCTTCAGGGCTGAACCCTGCTTAAACTCAAAGGCAAGCCAGCTGCTTCAAAAGGAGTCTAGACAACAAGACCCTTATGGGATCTTTAACCAGGAGGACTCAATTCCTAGAGACATTGGCTGCTACAAGAACTTAGTGAAATTCACATCAACTTCATTGGACCCTAAATGCATTTCGAGTTCAAGTTACATTCCATTGCTACAAAAGTTGAGGTAATTTTTACAACTTGTAATCACTTTCGATCCATGTATTGATGAGTTCGACATTATGCCTAAATGTGTTTTACTTAATTCAAGGACTTACATGAATGGGCTACAAAAAGTGGATTTAAAGTTTTTGTCTTCACAACAGAAATTGGCATTCTGGATCAACATGTACAATGCTTGTATAATGCATGTAAGTTCTTCCATATTCCACCATAGTGATACAGATAATACTTGTTCTCTTTGAGTTTAATATCTTGACATTTCAGGGGTTTCTTCAATACGGAGTTCCTTCTAATCCTGAGAAACTACTCACACTCATGAACAAGGTACCTCATCTTCTATGAACTATCAAATGACTGGTGAAGATACTAACCCGTAGTTTCTAACCAAGAGGCCAATGGTATTTAACATGGAAACAATCAATCTCACTAGAGTTTGTTGTCCAAAAAGTACTGTATTTtggaataaattaaaattttctaatGTGAATATGAATCAGGCGACCCTGAAGATTGGAGGCAACACAATAAACGCTCAAGCTATCGAACATGTCATATTGAGAAGGCAAGAAACCTCAATCTTAGAAAAGGTACATGACCAATATAACCTTGGTTTGTAAACAATCCTTACATagcttttgtttttgtaatttaaattcTGTTTTGGTCTATTAGGTCTATGGGAAGGCGGATAGAGATGATAAAGAAGCCATCTTTCGCAAACTTCATGGACTAGAATCAATGGATCCCAATGTAACATTCGCATTGTGTTGTGGCACACGCTCTTCTCCTGCGGTAGGTGGAATTTAATCATTGAAATCTTTTAGACTTGTTCAATAAGTTATATTTACGGGTACCATATCCTAACAAGCTTCTATACATAAAGGTGAGAGTATATACAGGTGATGGAGTTGTGAATGAATTGGAAAGAGCAAAGTTAGAATACCTACAAGCGTCAATAATTGTAACAAGTGCCAAGAAAATAGGACTTCCAGAGCTTTTGCTTAGAAACATGAATGATTTTGCACAAGATTTGGAAACATTGGTGGAATGGTTGTGTCAACAATTACCAACTTCTGGTTCATTAAGGAAATCAATGGTGGATTGCTTTAGGGGAGTAAATAATGCAAAGGTTTCATCCATTGTAGAGAAGCTACCATATGAATTTGAGTTCCAATATTTGTTGCCAATGTAGTCATTTtatttttgcatatatattcTCTGTATATTGTTTTGTGTATATTTATCTAAacaaatgtaaaaataaaatcacatcGGATATGTACTTTGATTGTTATAAGAATTCGATCATGCTTTCTTTATTATAATTCTTTTAATCTAAGAGCAATTGATCACTCTTAGTGAATATTCAATTTAGGATGGACATCGTTGTAGGCTTATAGCTATAAgatatcattatatttatatgttattcTAGacagaaaataataaattatgacCGTGACCAAACTATAGTAAACATGTAAGCgggaatattttattttaatgttctACATTAATACTATAGAATTAATTCTATCACAAACTCACAGTTATTTCTTGTTTGATtgcttaaaaaaaatcatgatcACAGGAAAATACATGAAAGCAGAATgaatgataattataatttttgtgtGGTGACGTATTTTTTTGCAGATTGTAAGAAATGgagtaattattttttaaggTAAAAATAATCACTGAAAAGTGGCCGagtattaaaagtttaagataGATGGGCTGGACTTACCTAAATTATATTTTACCATATGAAAGTAGCCCATTATTATGTCCATTGCTAATATTCGGAGAGTTATAGTTTTGATTGTTCACTTCTTCAGAAGTCCGATTTCCtgttttaagggttttttttttaagaacggaaaatataaaatgttaatGATTCGATACCCAACAGTGACATCAAAGATGAGCAGTATACTGAAAGTTAGAACCCGTGCATTCCTGCAGAACATGAGTGATAACACGTACGTCTGCACGCTCGAGAGGCAAATGCCCAAAACCATGAGAAAttcattaataaatatttagGTATATATGATACATTTTTTAAATGGCTGCAGTCAACGTGCATAAaagaattttagtttttttatatcaaaatctTACTCTTTGAATATAATggaaaaattatatttattttgtacatattattaaaaaaaaaaaacaatacattacatttattaattaaaaaaacacaataaaaaaaacacactacaCTCAATGTTCACGTTGGTTTTCCGGCAAGTTTCAAATGTGCTCAACTAGGGCGCCTCTTAGACGGTTGTGTGTCGCCCTATCACGTAACTCCCTTATCATACGTAACTGAATGTCAACACGTTCGTCCCAAGAACGCGTTGGCGGGGTATCGGGAATTAGCTCCAAATCCAAATGACCGATTGCACGACCGTTATATTCAACGACCATGTTGTGCAGCAGCACACAAGAGTACATGatgtgtttaattttattaatacttAATGGACGCGCACCCTGTTGAAGGATTCTCCATTGGCCTTGAAGTACCCCAAAAGCACGCTCCACGTCTTTTCTTGCAGACTCTTGGAAGCGTTTGAATTTACTGGTCTTAGGGTCCATGGACACttgaaagacttgacaagtgTAGCCCATTCCAGATAGATACCATTAGCTAGATAATAACTATTTGTAAACTGCTAACCATTAGCGGTGAAATTTACCGCAGGAGCTTTATTTTGGAGAAGCTGGTCGAACAATTCAGATTCATTAAGGACGTTGATGTCATTGTTCGAACCGGCAGGTCCAAAGTAAGCATTCCAAATCtacaaatcatatgaagcaaccgATTCAAGCATAATCGTTGGATGTCCTTTGTCACCACGAGTGTATTGGCCTTGCCATGTCGTTGGGCAGTTTCTACAAGCCCAGTGCATACAATCAACGCTTCCAAGCATACCCGGAAAACCATGCACTGCCTCGTGTTTAGCGGTCACGTAGTTAACATCTTCTTTAGTCGGTTTTCTCAAAAACTCTGAGTGATATAACTGAACAAGACATTTGCAGAAGTACTTCAACGAATCGGCAGACGTTTGGGACCCCATTTCGAGGTATTCATCTAACTGGTCGGCAGTAGAAGCATAAGCTAGTTGTCGTACAGCGGAAATacgtttttgaaaaatatttaatgtcGGGCGACCCACAACGTCGATTGGAGCATTGTGGAAGAATGCAAAATGTTTTGGTAATGGTTGTATGGCGTTAAAGTGATATATATCGTTCACTATATGAAGAAACATTTCTTTGGGCATTCGAAAACGGCTTCTAAATTAATCGGCAGGGTAAACGGGTTGCGGGGCAAAGTAATGATTATATAAACGTGTGGCGGATTCCACATGGTTTCTGGGTATTGTTCTTCTTGGtaattttggtttgtttgccatTCTCGAGCTCTCTGCTTCTTAATCTTCTTCGTCAACGAAAGTAATGAAAGTGTTTAAGATTTCGGCATCTATTGTATACTTACGAATAATCTTCGTCGTAACTCGACATATTTAGTGAAAATGTATAGGGTGAAAGATTTTATTGATAGTGTGAAGAAAATGGAATGAATTGTGAAGAAAATGGAATAGGTGATGAAGAATGAGATGTGAAAGGgtagtatatatagatgaaaagttaatatatatatatatatatatatatatatatacaaactaaaCTAGCcgtttagtttaaaaaaattttgaaatttcttttttttttgtttccgtTACAAGCGACCCCACCCACATTCCCTTCCTCTCGTATTCGCCCATCGATGGATTGAACACCTTCGAACGAATTGTTGTCGACGAGAACGTTCCTTATAACTTCGTGGTCGGAGAGGTCATCGACGAACGGTCGATAAACCCTTAGGGAGAGGCCTTATAAGATAAAAATTAGCAAAACCCTATGACTTTTTATCAATCTTTATCTTActttttataaagataaaaatatttgacATTTTAGACCACTCTCAACATCTGAAATCtaaatttagttaaaaatttaaagtgCTAGATACTAACTGTTACTTTAGGAGGGGTTTGGTTCAAAGTTTtagaattttgaaatttataatccCACAGgatactgcccaattggatatcactgtggtgtctcgaatgctaactgtTAATTattaactactaactcgctgttaaaaaaaatcaaatttaaaaacatataaaagagttatgtttaaaaaattcaaaaacttaaaaaaatgttttgtgactcgtgactcggaacaCGACTCGGACCGACTCGCACcacaaaacacgagtcatgttacAAGTCTGGAGTAAATCAAGTCATCTCATCGAGTCGTCTCGTTTTTCCTTTGTTTTAACTCAACTCGTGACTCGTACAAGTTTGACAACTATGCATAACACCCGAAACAACCAGATTTTAAAAGAAACTGAATATTTTAACTACAGGGGATAAACTAAGTACTATACATGCCATGGCTAAAATTCAAATTGACGTATGAGACATGCAACATCTTTTTTCTACCTAAATACCGAATCCTCCAAGTCACCTACTGTACACAACTTCTATATACTGATTCTAGCATGTACTCATCTTTTAGTAAAAACATATCCGTAACATCAAATTTTTAACCTAAAAACAAGCACCATTATATTTAGTCAATAAAATCACAACCGCAATATAATATCagttgatttattaaaatttatattatgttttaaaataacaaatattatagtGACATGATGGCCTTATTTAAAGGGTTTTAACATTATGAAGAACTCATTTAAAACTGATACATCAAGAACTACAACTCAAACACATAAATACATCATGTCACTACTTAACCTTTAGAATTTTATCAAAGTATATAAAGTAGAAAAACAACTTATTAATAATTGGTGAGATATACACCATAAACCTTTAAATAACTTAATTCATTACATAGTGTGTGGGTAAAACATCTactatatttataaaaacacaataacATGCATGATTCGGTTGATCATTTGATAAGATCGGTGATTCGATAACCAAGGTACGTCACATGCAAAGTAATATATTCTTTTATGGTTGTATACCATGTTAAACAAACGGTTGCTCGACTTcaattataaattttgtttttactagtaaagttgttTGATTATATCATGTTAGTAATAATAAACGTTTTGGGTTTAACAGCGCACGGTTTAATtgaactttgttttttttaaacggggaggatgggaatataaggctattaggtacctaagcttaggtgtaaacactcacatattatttttttaattcataaaattcatggtGTCCaagcatttatttattaatcaagatatattaaagagaaaattacacttttggtacctcaagttgacagcttttgcacttttagtctctaactcaaaaaattgcagctttcatacctaaagttttgtgttattttcagttttggtaccacgttcatacggcGTTAATTTTGTCGTTaacgccctcacgtgacaaacacgtgaggggtattttagtcttttggccccttctttttgagaaaattacacttttgatacctcaagttgtcaattttttcacttttggtacctcaagttgtcaattttttcacttttgacaaacatatttttatcacactctccaattttcatctcacatattagcatctatcaaacaacacacactcaaaaatcaacacacatgattttttttgtttacggCTTTTAAAAAAACACCCAATGGTGTGTATCCATTCctgaaatattatatgttgttggtgtaattaTGGGTGATGGTGGAAGAACTGAATGCATTGGTGAAACGATGGCCGGAAAAAACTCATGTCGCTGGAATACGTATCCACCATCGATctcttatctttatattattgAAAACCCCCTCACCCTTAAATTACCCTATTCTTCGATCGGAATATGCTACAAACGAAATTTGATTGGAATCTGGTACAAACGAGATCTGAACGGAATCTGTTACAGATGAATATAATTGCTACAAACGAGATTAGATCGAAATATCTAGCTAAGGTGGAGGTCGTGGTGCCTGGTGGGGAAGGAGATAGTCGGTAACCCTTTCtggtggtgtatgattcatataagagatttgaatttatttacgcatgtttatgtattggatttgTTATGGTATAGAGATATAGGTATACATGGATATATGGATGATCgcaatgtgtgttgatttttgagtgtgtgttgtttgatagatgctaatgtgtgagatgaaaattagagagtataataaaaatatgttgtctacttgaggtaccaaaagtgaaaaatttgacaatttgaggtatcaaaagtgtaattttctcaaaaagagggggtcaaaagactaaaatacccctcacgtgtttgtcacaggtgtcggacagccttatattcacatttcccatatatatatacatatatacgagagcaagtacccgcgcgttgtggcggtgaaatggtgatggtgataggtcatagtagatgatatgtcatagagtgtcatagccaaatatCTTAGCCGTACGAGCCCCGACcccagatttaaaaattcgtcgaaagtatatcgaatgacatctctaataaaagagcatgaaattttaagaacactcatataatttttataatttatcgatctacggtttttgagataaaagattttgaaagaattagagagataaaatgatttatcgaggagagagaaagttatAGGCATTGATTTAtgatacattatgtattattatgtgtatattgttaaaattgaaagttaaagttgaaacactatttgctttataatatagtatagattaaattaaatcaacCAACTAGCAAAATACAAGAATATAATTCTAAAATACACAATTTAcacaatttaaaacaaaaaatttaaaatttctcATTCACATTCATTctacaatttataaaaaattgaaagaatAAATATGATTCttacttcattttatttttcaatctccatgaccaaacaaaaaaatctttcctattttcttttctttttttacatttcattATACCAAACACTCTCCCTTCAAATTATAGCTTGTCTCTTAATTAAACTAAGATCCTAACTATATAGTTTAATTATCCATATATAGTAAAAATAAAGCTAATCGATCAGCAtatcatattttaaatgaaatgaaataaaaaaggcACATGGTAACACTACCAGGAAAAAGTCAACCCGATCAAGGTATTTGCGGcaacgtcgccgctaatactctgacactgacagggggGCCGCTATTTTCTctgccagatttaccattacgaACATGGGGGGCtgcagtattagcggcgacgtcgccgctaatactacCTGGTCGGGGTTTGACTTTTTTATAGCTTGGTGGGCTTACGCTCCTCGATAAAAAAATTCAGAATAATAGCAGGCAGACTGACGAGATGATAAATCTCCCATTGATTACACTCAACAGGATGCCCATCCTTCAACTTTGATTCAAACTTGAAGAAAGAATTGATATTTAAGATTTTGTGTGATGTGATGGTGATATGATATGATCCCATTCAAGTTGTATGGACGGACGGATGTACCTTGTGTAACACTTTTACTGTAGCAACGTGAATAACAAGAACATGTTTCTTtacaattatcttttatttttcctGGCCCATAACTTCACGACAGATACGTTTTTACACaacataaaattattatatctaccaatatactaatatatatataacaatgtcctaaattcttttatagagaaacaaggaccgttagatgagtttaaacttttgattacaacccttagatctaaataatagtaccattaccaaatctaatattaagtaaacacaaTATTAGTCCATCTACTTTAgataacttacactttttgttttccatcattaatttacactttacacCATTAATATTCAATCACTAATATTTAATAGACACAATATTAGTCcttgtattttaaataattaaattttgtatatattcatGCATGTATGAGTTCATATTGTAACTGTattgaactaatatatatacctaaGAAGTCATAAATCGATCGATCAGTGTAATGTGTAAACataatgaactaatatatatatatatatatatatatatatatatatatatatatattcatgcatGTATGAGTTCATATTGTAACtgtattattaagttatcaaatcgtttataattatattatatacattaaagtcTTTTAGACTATCtgattattatttaactaatatgggttattattaatttattaataaaagaaaaaacatgtcAATCACTATGTATACtagatactagattaaactcgtacGTTGTGCGAGATAATTgagaacataaatataaaaacaataattgatagttacattGTTATTAATAGTTATAGTAATATAAAGAACTGTTAGATTGCGActgataaaaacaataaaattatagtttatgaaaTATGATATACGCCAAGTACATATAAAAGcaagactaatgaaacataaatatttataaatcataaaagtctttctcatgatatataattattaaatctaatataataaatacttttaaaaaaataaacataatataataaacaatcttatttgatagaaaataattattattgaattaataaaaaaaaaagtagtataatgtatataatcgTTGTACctatatagaaaataaaaaattaaatattaatgattaggattatgattaatgattatgatcaaAAATGATGGTAAAGATCATACATGACAACGTAGATATATcaatttaaatggaaaaaatgacacctcattaaaaatccaatgtgacaaaaaaactaaaaatgtcacctatgaaaatatcatctcttagttataaAGAGATATTGAATacttgatatataattataaaaacataatgagtttgaatttttcattacaacccttaaatttttatattaacttaGTTAAATTTCGTACgcatatttaaatttgaatgcaagaacaattaccttttatattttgacaaagtattacaagaaaaaagaaaaaaaattgaatgcaagaacaattatcttttatattttgataaaatattacaagaaaaaagaaaaaaaaaagagttataaaATACGAAAAAATACTAgaacaaaacacataaatatGGAAGTTAGATTATCTAATTTATTATTGGAAGTTAGATTATTCGAACAAAACacataatataaatatgttattttgttaaggaaaatgctaaacaaagcccttatggcatttaacgtgcataaaaagattatacatttccatattaaacGCTCACctcctgaattttatgatagatgtacaactaattaatgcaacTTAACGAAAGTCCttagggctttgtttagcaaaacccgttaaggaaaatgctaaacaaagcctATTTA harbors:
- the LOC122605838 gene encoding uncharacterized protein LOC122605838, with the translated sequence MWMAAHHIPTSTTTTITPATNTPLNKINKQTSGHQKKEELEREVSTLQKMLDHEEKVGELLKRTYQQQDHSALHIPNSLPLKMKELLTELAMVENEITRLESQISHLQTDLDREKEATRETKLKQGQFRRISNSPLAPTTPLMLPKTKGSYGEKLSFETKAMHFISKAIKGDYSLRDFNLHEKSKTKNVSFCHDVKENRQNDDQELGVRDRTPKRTGILKPPSPARDTRHVTPKRDRNVPVSSESSSQSEEDNILKWSPNKLSENIMKCLIFIFTRLLRTSRTMEIEKSGPISRSANFSMSFRAEPCLNSKASQLLQKESRQQDPYGIFNQEDSIPRDIGCYKNLVKFTSTSLDPKCISSSSYIPLLQKLRTYMNGLQKVDLKFLSSQQKLAFWINMYNACIMHGFLQYGVPSNPEKLLTLMNKATLKIGGNTINAQAIEHVILRRQETSILEKVYGKADRDDKEAIFRKLHGLESMDPNVTFALCCGTRSSPAVRVYTGDGVVNELERAKLEYLQASIIVTSAKKIGLPELLLRNMNDFAQDLETLVEWLCQQLPTSGSLRKSMVDCFRGVNNAKVSSIVEKLPYEFEFQYLLPM
- the LOC122604782 gene encoding uncharacterized protein LOC122604782, encoding MGYTCQVFQVSMDPKTSKFKRFQESARKDVERAFGVLQGQWRILQQGARPLSINKIKHIMYSCVLLHNMVVEYNGRAIGHLDLELIPDTPPTRSWDERVDIQLRMIRELRDRATHNRLRGALVEHI
- the LOC122604783 gene encoding uncharacterized protein LOC122604783; this translates as MFLHIVNDIYHFNAIQPLPKHFAFFHNAPIDVVGRPTLNIFQKRISAVRQLAYASTADQLDEYLEMGSQTSADSLKYFCKCLVQLYHSEFLRKPTKEDVNYVTAKHEAVHGFPGMLGSVDCMHWACRNCPTTWQGQYTRGDKGHPTIMLESVASYDL